One window from the genome of Engraulis encrasicolus isolate BLACKSEA-1 chromosome 16, IST_EnEncr_1.0, whole genome shotgun sequence encodes:
- the si:ch211-106k21.5 gene encoding SLIT and NTRK-like protein 3 — protein sequence MSATKGIMSLKTFLLLYAWLLTEATEDDCECPMATVLVEFPVTLPAGACCLNYSGSAFGHVQWEAFSSHPALQVLDLSHCNISQIHNGESGAAPAMLRELFLGHNSLSVLPEGFLTTASRLRVLDLGINRLHALPESPLWSSEELQELDLRGNRLTTLPSGILTRRDGWQRLDLSHNLWDCTCSLVGDLHGDHGLHNTSTVSRSGSSSGSLEAVLGNLTCSAPWSLEGQSVWSVQRTDVCQPAGLTALFILLPLFMLVVLVLCWCCGRKRKRKETPAFGPAGKKGSGGGSRGAQLANCNGRWSHAKPQTAALPGGGGGGGGELSVPREGSKEGIMKNQLMLRPASALLGSTRDIYEEVEIRLGSAESLAQTRPPSSVSTERQPSQGRGSKADLETVSVTEVMKDSADREKAYMTQSTEYYSLVPAIEIEDSDHGEYESVDLS from the exons ATGTCAGCAACAAAAg GGATTATGTCACTGAAGACGTTTCTCCTCCTGTACGCATGGCTGTTGACAGAGGCTACAGAAGATGACTGCGAGTGTCCTATGGCAACAGTTTTGGTGGAGTTTCCCGTCACCCTGCCTGCGGGAGCCTGCTGTCTCAACTACTCTGGGTCTGCTTTTGGCCATGTGCAGTGGGAAGCCTTCTCCTCTCACCCCGCTCTTCAGGTCCTGGATCTGTCCCACTGCAACATCAGCCAGATTCACAACGGCGAGAGCGGGGCGGCCCCAGCCATGCTGCGGGAACTATTCCTGGGACACAACAGTCTCTCTGTCCTGCCGGAGGGGTTCCTGACCACCGCGTCCAGACTCAGAGTGCTGGACCTCGGCATCAACCGACTGCACGCTCTGCCGGAGTCGCCCCTGTGGAGCTCGGAGGAGCTtcaggagctggacctgagaggaaaccgTCTCACGACTCTTCCCAGCGGCATCCTCACGAGACGCGACGGCTGGCAACGGCTGGACCTGTCCCACAACCTCTGGGACTGCACGTGCTCTCTGGTAGGGGACCTTCACGGTGACCACGGCCTTCACAACACCAGCACGGTGTCCcgcagtggtagtagtagtggcagtCTGGAAGCGGTGCTGGGGAATCTGACCTGCTCCGCTCCCTGGAGCCTGGAGGGGCAGAGCGTGTGGTCCGTGCAGCGGACAGACGTGTGCCAGCCGGCCGGGCTCACCGCCCTCTTCATCCTGCTGCCCTTGttcatgctggtggtgctggtgctgtgctGGTGCTGCggcaggaagaggaaaaggaaagagacCCCGGCCTTTGGCCCGGCAGGAAAGAAAGGATCTGGCGGCGGCAGCAGGGGTGCGCAGCTGGCCAACTGCAACGGGCGCTGGAGCCACGCCAAGCCGCAGACGGCGGCGCTGcccggcggtggcggtggcggcggcggcgagtTGAGCGTGCCCAGAGAGGGCAGCAAGGAGGGCATCATGAAGAACCAGCTGATGCTGCGGCCGGCCTCGGCCCTGCTGGGCAGCACGCGGGACATCTACGAGGAGGTGGAGATCCGCCTGGGCTCGGCCGAGTCCCTGGCGCAGACGCGGCCGCCCTCCTCCGTCTCCACGGAGCGCCAGCCGTCCCAGGGGCGGGGCAGCAAGGCCGACCTGGAGACGGTGAGCGTCACCGAGGTCATGAAGGACTCGGCCGACCGAGAGAAGGCCTACATGACTCAGTCCACGGAGTACTACAGCCTCGTCCCCGCCATCGAGATAGAGGATTCCGACCATGGGGAGTACGAGAGCGTGGACTTGTCGTGA